From a region of the Desulfuromonas sp. KJ2020 genome:
- a CDS encoding lipocalin family protein, which produces MRTWLVAFVALCFGGCLGMPEQVRPVQGFDLDRYLGTWYEIARLDHSFERGLERVSAEYSRRGDGGVRVINRGFSPTENRWKEAEGKAYFVREPSEGYLKVSFFGPFYGSYVIFELDRENYQYAFVCGPDTSYLWLLARTPQVDEEVQKRFIASAAARGFDVENLIFVNHP; this is translated from the coding sequence CTGAGAACCTGGCTTGTCGCCTTCGTCGCCCTCTGTTTCGGCGGCTGCCTGGGTATGCCGGAACAGGTTCGCCCTGTACAGGGGTTTGACCTTGACCGCTATCTGGGAACCTGGTACGAAATCGCCCGACTGGATCACTCCTTCGAGCGGGGACTGGAACGGGTATCGGCCGAATACAGCCGGCGCGGGGATGGCGGGGTCCGGGTCATAAACCGGGGGTTTTCGCCAACGGAAAATCGCTGGAAGGAGGCGGAAGGCAAGGCTTATTTCGTGCGCGAGCCGAGCGAGGGTTATCTGAAGGTATCGTTTTTCGGCCCCTTTTACGGCTCGTACGTGATTTTTGAGCTTGACCGCGAAAATTACCAGTACGCCTTCGTCTGCGGCCCCGACACCTCGTATCTGTGGCTGCTGGCCCGAACCCCTCAGGTCGACGAGGAAGTGCAGAAGCGGTTTATCGCCTCAGCGGCCGCGCGAGGTTTTGACGTCGAGAACCTGATCTTTGTGAATCATCCCTAA
- a CDS encoding phosphate-starvation-inducible PsiE family protein, protein MFTILKQYERLMIKALMIMMAIVLGLATLDLGWLIIKDILEPPLFLLSIEQLLEIFGLFLLVLIGIELLETIIKTFQTQGQPHYEVVLSVAIIAIARKVIILDLQEADSWVMLGIAAIILALTSGYFLMKKGQAFDR, encoded by the coding sequence ATGTTTACCATCCTGAAGCAATACGAGCGGCTCATGATCAAGGCTCTCATGATCATGATGGCCATTGTGCTGGGTCTTGCCACGCTTGACCTGGGCTGGCTCATTATCAAGGACATCCTTGAACCTCCCCTCTTTCTGCTGAGCATCGAACAACTCCTGGAAATATTCGGTCTCTTTCTGCTGGTCCTCATCGGCATCGAACTGCTCGAAACCATCATCAAAACCTTCCAGACCCAGGGGCAGCCCCATTATGAGGTCGTGCTCTCCGTCGCCATCATCGCCATCGCCCGCAAAGTCATCATTCTGGACCTTCAAGAGGCAGACAGCTGGGTCATGCTGGGCATCGCCGCCATTATTCTGGCCCTGACCTCCGGCTATTTTCTGATGAAAAAGGGGCAGGCTTTTGACCGCTAG
- a CDS encoding GNAT family N-acetyltransferase — MAMDKGQSKQQEAARDDDWCVVRLDDNGNTFTVAAGLSRQGAQRVVAGYEEKGHKQTYTCRPQGDGIRLARCLTGEDFSAAIGLTRAYLQWLDMDLSFQNVEEELELSRFSAMYGPPAGVFLLAWQAGELAGGVGLRRLSTEICEMKRLFVHERFKGLGIGRRLCEKLLDEARVLGFQHMRLDTLARMTPAISLYKSLGFADIEPYCFNPDPTARYMERSLQ; from the coding sequence ATGGCAATGGACAAAGGGCAGAGCAAACAACAGGAAGCTGCCAGGGACGACGACTGGTGCGTTGTCCGGCTGGACGACAACGGCAACACCTTTACCGTGGCCGCGGGGCTTTCACGCCAGGGGGCGCAAAGGGTGGTCGCAGGCTATGAAGAAAAAGGCCACAAGCAGACCTACACATGCCGGCCTCAGGGCGACGGGATACGCCTCGCCCGGTGTCTGACAGGGGAGGATTTCAGCGCCGCCATCGGACTGACCAGGGCCTATTTGCAGTGGTTGGATATGGATCTGTCCTTTCAGAACGTCGAAGAAGAGCTCGAGCTGTCGCGCTTTTCGGCCATGTACGGCCCGCCCGCCGGGGTCTTCCTGCTGGCCTGGCAGGCTGGAGAACTGGCCGGCGGTGTGGGGCTGCGGCGGCTGTCGACGGAAATCTGCGAGATGAAGCGGCTCTTTGTCCACGAGCGCTTCAAAGGCCTGGGCATAGGACGACGCCTGTGCGAAAAACTTCTCGACGAGGCCAGAGTCCTGGGCTTTCAGCACATGCGGCTGGATACCCTGGCCCGCATGACCCCGGCGATAAGTCTTTACAAAAGTCTCGGTTTTGCGGATATTGAACCTTACTGCTTCAACCCGGACCCGACAGCGCGCTATATGGAGCGGTCCCTGCAATAG
- a CDS encoding rubrerythrin family protein, whose translation MSTKENLAEAFAGESQANRKYLAFAKQAEADGYPQVAKLFRAAAHAETIHAHAHLRAMGGIKKTLENLQEAIDGEGFEFQKMYPPYLEEAKRAGDKAAEVSFRNALAVEEVHYDLYSAALAAVKGGGDLPERAVYVCEICGNTVYDEAPDRCEVCNVPKERFSLIS comes from the coding sequence ATGTCTACCAAAGAGAATCTTGCTGAAGCTTTTGCCGGAGAAAGTCAAGCCAACCGCAAATATCTGGCCTTCGCCAAACAGGCCGAGGCCGATGGCTACCCCCAGGTCGCCAAGCTCTTCCGGGCAGCGGCCCACGCGGAGACGATCCATGCCCATGCCCATCTGCGCGCCATGGGCGGCATCAAGAAGACCCTTGAGAATCTGCAGGAAGCCATCGACGGCGAAGGCTTCGAGTTTCAGAAAATGTACCCTCCTTACTTGGAAGAAGCCAAGCGCGCAGGGGACAAGGCAGCCGAAGTCAGCTTCCGCAACGCCCTGGCCGTGGAAGAGGTGCATTACGATCTGTACTCGGCAGCCCTGGCAGCCGTGAAAGGTGGCGGCGACCTGCCCGAGCGGGCGGTCTATGTCTGTGAGATCTGTGGCAACACGGTCTACGACGAGGCGCCCGACCGCTGCGAGGTCTGCAACGTGCCCAAAGAGCGCTTTTCTCTGATATCCTGA
- a CDS encoding Fur family transcriptional regulator encodes MDTRLNLIIDSLRQRDFRVTPQRYAVLKLLCTSKAHPGPGEVYEQLRQQFPTLSLATVYKTAALLRDMGELTELPMKDGTTRYDGRNPAPHPHVICNRCLKVMDFDAPPLDFLQQEAASATGFHIAGFRLDFFGLCPDCHNN; translated from the coding sequence ATGGACACGCGTCTTAACCTCATCATCGATTCCTTGCGTCAACGGGATTTTCGTGTCACGCCACAACGTTATGCGGTGCTGAAGCTTCTTTGCACCAGCAAGGCGCACCCAGGGCCAGGGGAGGTCTACGAACAGCTGCGCCAACAGTTTCCGACCCTCAGCCTGGCGACGGTCTACAAAACGGCGGCCCTGCTACGGGACATGGGAGAGCTGACCGAACTGCCCATGAAGGATGGAACAACGCGTTATGACGGCCGCAATCCGGCGCCACACCCTCATGTCATCTGCAATCGCTGCCTGAAGGTCATGGATTTTGACGCACCGCCGCTGGATTTCCTGCAACAGGAAGCCGCCAGCGCCACCGGCTTCCATATCGCCGGGTTCCGGCTCGATTTTTTCGGGCTCTGTCCCGATTGCCACAACAACTGA
- the katG gene encoding catalase/peroxidase HPI, which translates to MSGESKCPVTGKSSQQVAGGGTSNRDWWPNRLNLNILRQHSNLSNPMGEDFNYAEAFKSLDLKAVKKDLCALMTDSQDWWPADYGHYGGLMIRMAWHSAGTYRLGDGRGGAGSGSQRLAPLNSWPDNVNLDKARRLLWPIKQKYGRKISWADLMILAGNCALESMGFKTFGFAGGREDVWEPEEDIYWGAEEEWLATSDKPKSRYSGERDLENPLAAVQMGLIYVNPEGPDGNPDPVASGKDVRETFARMAMNDEETVALVAGGHTFGKCHGAGPATHVGPEPEAAPIEEMGLGWKSSFKSGKGPDTIGSGIEGAWKPKPTTWDMGYLKVLFKYEWEKVKSPAGAWQWLAKDVAEEDMVVDAFDPTKKLRPMMTTADLSLRYDPIYEPIARRYLANPEEFADAFARAWFKLTHRDMGPKARYLGPEVPQEDLLWQDPVPAVDHKLIEAADITALKSKILATGLSVAELVTTAWASASTFRGSDKRGGANGARIRLAPQKDWEVNQPAQLAKVLKALEGVQREFNGAQAGGKKVSLADLIVLGGCAAVEQAAKKAGVEVSVPFAPGRTDASQEQTDIEAFAVLEPKADGFRNYQKRKYSVNAEELLVDRAQLLTLTAPEMAVLIGGLRVLNANYGQSPRGVFTQQPETLTNDFFVNLLDMGTVWKPTAEDQEVFEGRDRQSGDLKWTGTRIDLIFGSNSELRALAEVYACADAREKFVNDFVAAWNKVMNLDRFDLA; encoded by the coding sequence ATGAGCGGAGAAAGCAAGTGCCCGGTGACGGGCAAATCGAGTCAGCAGGTTGCCGGTGGTGGCACCTCGAACCGGGACTGGTGGCCGAACCGGCTGAACCTGAACATCCTGCGCCAGCATTCCAACCTCTCCAACCCCATGGGTGAGGATTTCAATTACGCCGAAGCCTTCAAGAGCCTTGACCTCAAGGCCGTCAAAAAGGATCTCTGTGCCCTGATGACCGACTCCCAGGACTGGTGGCCGGCCGATTACGGCCACTACGGCGGGCTCATGATCCGCATGGCCTGGCACAGCGCCGGCACCTACCGCCTGGGAGACGGCCGCGGCGGGGCCGGCAGTGGCTCGCAGCGCCTGGCCCCCCTCAACAGCTGGCCGGACAATGTCAATCTTGACAAGGCACGTCGGTTGCTGTGGCCCATCAAGCAGAAATACGGCCGGAAGATCTCCTGGGCCGACCTGATGATTCTGGCCGGCAACTGCGCGCTGGAATCCATGGGCTTTAAAACCTTCGGCTTTGCCGGCGGCCGCGAAGATGTGTGGGAGCCGGAAGAGGATATCTACTGGGGCGCCGAAGAGGAGTGGCTGGCCACCAGCGACAAACCCAAGAGCCGCTACAGTGGCGAGCGGGATCTCGAAAACCCCCTGGCCGCCGTGCAGATGGGGCTGATCTACGTCAACCCGGAGGGACCGGACGGCAATCCCGACCCGGTCGCCTCGGGGAAAGACGTGCGGGAAACCTTCGCGCGCATGGCCATGAACGACGAAGAGACGGTCGCCCTCGTCGCCGGCGGGCACACCTTCGGCAAGTGCCACGGGGCCGGACCGGCCACCCATGTAGGGCCCGAACCCGAAGCCGCCCCCATTGAAGAGATGGGCCTTGGCTGGAAGAGCAGCTTTAAGAGCGGCAAGGGGCCCGACACCATCGGCAGCGGCATCGAGGGCGCCTGGAAACCCAAGCCGACCACCTGGGACATGGGCTACCTCAAGGTGCTGTTCAAGTACGAGTGGGAAAAAGTCAAAAGCCCGGCGGGAGCCTGGCAATGGCTGGCCAAGGACGTGGCGGAAGAGGACATGGTGGTGGACGCCTTCGACCCCACCAAAAAGCTGCGGCCCATGATGACCACGGCGGATCTTTCCCTGCGCTATGATCCCATTTACGAACCCATTGCGCGGCGCTATCTGGCCAACCCCGAAGAATTCGCCGACGCCTTCGCCCGCGCCTGGTTCAAGCTGACCCATCGCGACATGGGCCCCAAGGCACGGTATCTCGGCCCGGAAGTGCCGCAGGAAGATCTCCTCTGGCAGGACCCGGTACCTGCCGTCGACCACAAGCTGATCGAGGCAGCGGACATCACCGCCCTCAAGAGCAAAATTCTGGCGACGGGACTTTCGGTGGCGGAGCTGGTAACCACCGCCTGGGCCTCGGCCTCGACCTTCCGCGGCTCTGACAAGCGTGGCGGCGCCAACGGGGCGCGCATCCGCCTCGCCCCGCAGAAGGATTGGGAAGTCAACCAGCCGGCGCAACTGGCCAAAGTGCTCAAAGCCCTTGAAGGCGTTCAGCGGGAGTTCAACGGCGCCCAGGCCGGCGGCAAGAAGGTCTCCCTGGCCGACCTCATCGTTCTGGGCGGCTGTGCGGCCGTCGAGCAGGCCGCCAAAAAGGCCGGGGTCGAGGTAAGCGTGCCCTTCGCGCCAGGCCGCACCGATGCCTCCCAGGAGCAGACCGACATCGAGGCTTTTGCCGTCCTCGAACCAAAGGCGGACGGCTTCCGCAACTACCAGAAGAGGAAGTACAGCGTCAACGCCGAGGAACTGCTGGTGGATCGCGCCCAGCTGCTGACCCTGACCGCCCCCGAAATGGCGGTGCTCATCGGCGGCCTGCGGGTGCTTAACGCCAATTATGGGCAATCCCCCCGTGGCGTTTTCACCCAACAGCCCGAGACACTGACCAACGACTTCTTTGTGAACCTGCTCGACATGGGCACGGTCTGGAAACCCACGGCAGAGGATCAGGAGGTGTTCGAGGGGCGCGATCGCCAGAGCGGCGACCTTAAATGGACCGGCACCCGCATCGACCTTATCTTCGGCTCCAACTCGGAACTGCGGGCCCTCGCCGAAGTCTACGCCTGCGCCGACGCCCGGGAAAAGTTCGTCAACGACTTTGTTGCGGCCTGGAACAAAGTCATGAACCTGGATCGCTTCGACCTGGCCTGA
- a CDS encoding transcriptional repressor produces MDKSQQRLDDILEKLRKRDCRITPQRLAILQVFLHTDQHPSVEQVYNQVRTQFPTTSLATVYKTVTLLKEIGEILEIGFADGRSHYDGNKPYPHPHLICTRCHRIIDPDISLLDQLTSEVAKATGYQITSHQVELFGLCPACQKK; encoded by the coding sequence GTGGATAAGTCGCAACAACGACTGGACGACATTCTCGAAAAACTCCGGAAGCGGGACTGTCGGATTACCCCGCAGCGTCTCGCCATTTTGCAGGTTTTTCTCCATACCGACCAGCACCCGAGCGTCGAGCAGGTCTACAATCAGGTCAGAACGCAATTTCCGACCACCAGCCTGGCTACGGTCTACAAAACCGTCACGCTGCTTAAAGAAATTGGCGAGATCCTTGAGATCGGTTTTGCCGACGGCCGCAGCCATTACGACGGCAACAAACCCTATCCCCACCCGCACCTGATCTGCACCCGCTGTCACCGCATCATCGATCCCGACATCAGCCTGCTGGACCAGCTGACGTCCGAGGTGGCCAAAGCCACTGGCTACCAGATCACTTCCCATCAGGTTGAACTTTTCGGCCTCTGCCCCGCCTGTCAGAAAAAGTAG
- a CDS encoding coiled coil domain-containing protein: MSKKEAYEKKLQAQLDEWDAEIKKLKAKADKAGADAQIEYHQQIEKLESMRKSANAKLTELKNAGDDAWEDLKTGIESAWDSLGEALKSASSRFK; this comes from the coding sequence ATGAGCAAAAAAGAAGCCTATGAAAAAAAACTCCAGGCCCAACTGGACGAGTGGGATGCTGAAATCAAAAAGCTCAAGGCCAAGGCTGACAAGGCGGGAGCGGATGCCCAAATCGAATATCACCAACAAATCGAGAAACTAGAGTCTATGCGGAAATCGGCTAATGCCAAGCTTACCGAACTCAAGAATGCTGGGGACGATGCTTGGGAAGATCTCAAGACGGGCATTGAAAGTGCCTGGGACTCCCTTGGTGAAGCACTGAAATCAGCTTCTTCGCGATTCAAATAA
- a CDS encoding ferritin family protein gives MPEFGTPFSGLAKGQKLTQEELIRAIRFMIAAEYEAVQLYMQLAESIDHKLAIEVLKDIADEERVHAGEFLRLLKELAPDEETFYAEGAEEVEEEIERLKKN, from the coding sequence ATGCCGGAGTTTGGAACCCCCTTTTCGGGACTTGCCAAAGGGCAAAAACTTACTCAAGAAGAATTAATCCGCGCAATTCGGTTTATGATCGCCGCTGAATATGAGGCTGTTCAATTGTATATGCAGTTGGCGGAATCGATCGATCATAAATTGGCAATTGAAGTGTTAAAGGACATTGCCGATGAAGAAAGGGTTCATGCGGGAGAGTTCTTACGCTTATTGAAAGAATTAGCCCCCGATGAAGAAACATTCTATGCAGAGGGTGCAGAAGAAGTTGAAGAAGAAATAGAAAGACTAAAAAAGAATTAA